The Mycolicibacterium flavescens genome has a segment encoding these proteins:
- a CDS encoding virulence factor Mce family protein has product MSGGRTAIKLSVFGAVMLLLTGALFAIFGQYRTGSAHDYSAVFTDVSDLKPGDSVRVSGIRVGTVHDVSLQPDNTVVVTFDTAPDIVLTTGTKAAVRYLNLVGDRYLELLDGPGSTRVAGPGSQIPADRTEPALDLDLLLGGLKPVIRGLNPDDVNALTRSLIQILQGQGGNLESLFAKTASFTNSIADNGQTVRNLIDNLNAVLATIAKDGNKFSGAVDRLEKLITGLAADRDPIGEAITALDSGTASLADLMSQARPPLAGSVDQLNRVAPLLEKDIPLLDVSLQKTPQNYKKLVRLGAYGSFLNQYLCGISVRVTDLQGRTAHFPWILQNNGRCGEP; this is encoded by the coding sequence ATGAGCGGCGGCAGAACAGCCATCAAACTGAGCGTCTTCGGCGCGGTGATGCTGCTGTTGACCGGAGCGCTGTTCGCGATCTTCGGCCAGTACCGCACCGGGTCCGCACACGACTACTCCGCGGTGTTCACCGATGTCTCCGACCTCAAACCCGGGGATTCGGTGCGGGTTTCGGGTATCCGCGTCGGCACCGTCCACGACGTCTCCCTGCAACCGGACAACACCGTCGTGGTCACCTTCGACACCGCGCCCGACATCGTGCTCACCACCGGGACCAAAGCCGCGGTGCGCTACCTCAACCTGGTCGGCGATCGGTACCTCGAACTCCTCGACGGGCCCGGCTCTACGAGGGTTGCCGGCCCCGGCTCGCAGATCCCCGCCGACCGCACCGAGCCGGCCCTGGATCTGGACCTCCTTCTCGGCGGGCTGAAGCCCGTGATCCGCGGCCTGAACCCCGACGACGTCAACGCGTTGACCCGCTCGCTGATCCAGATCCTGCAGGGGCAGGGCGGAAACCTCGAATCGCTGTTCGCCAAGACCGCATCCTTCACGAACTCGATCGCCGACAACGGCCAGACCGTGCGGAACCTGATTGACAACCTCAACGCGGTACTGGCCACCATCGCCAAGGACGGGAACAAGTTCTCCGGCGCGGTGGACCGTCTCGAGAAGCTGATCACCGGCCTGGCCGCCGACCGCGACCCGATCGGGGAGGCGATCACCGCACTGGACAGCGGGACCGCATCGCTCGCCGATCTGATGAGCCAGGCCCGGCCACCACTTGCCGGCAGCGTCGATCAGCTCAACCGCGTCGCTCCGCTGCTCGAGAAGGACATACCGCTCCTGGATGTCTCCCTGCAGAAGACGCCGCAGAACTACAAGAAGCTCGTGCGTCTCGGCGCATACGGAAGCTTCCTGAACCAATACCTGTGCGGAATATCGGTAAGGGTCACCGACCTCCAGGGCCGCACCGCGCACTTCCCGTGGAT
- the mlaE_9 gene encoding TrnB1 protein, whose protein sequence is MTTKAPERWSAGLPPLRNLAGPMQAVGALFAMSADAVRFVFRRPFQWREFLEQCWFIARVSLAPTLLVAIPFTVLVSFTLNILLRELGAADLSGAGAAFGAVTQVGPIVTVLIVAGAGATAMCADLGSRTIREEIDAMEVLGINPVQRLVTPRMLASGLVALLLNSLVVIIGILGGYTFSVFIQDVNPGAFAAGITLLTGVPEVIISCVKAALFGLIAGLVACFRGLTITGGGAKAVGNAVNETVVYAFMALFVINVVVTAIGIRMTTG, encoded by the coding sequence ATGACGACTAAGGCGCCCGAGCGGTGGTCTGCGGGTCTGCCGCCGTTGCGGAATCTGGCTGGGCCGATGCAGGCGGTCGGGGCGTTGTTCGCGATGTCGGCTGATGCGGTGCGGTTTGTGTTCCGCCGGCCGTTTCAGTGGCGGGAGTTTTTGGAGCAGTGTTGGTTCATCGCGCGGGTGTCGTTGGCGCCGACGTTGTTGGTGGCGATTCCGTTCACGGTCCTGGTGTCGTTCACGTTGAACATCTTGTTGCGGGAATTGGGTGCGGCTGACCTGTCGGGTGCGGGCGCGGCGTTCGGCGCGGTGACCCAGGTGGGCCCGATCGTGACGGTGTTGATCGTGGCCGGTGCCGGTGCGACGGCGATGTGTGCCGATCTTGGGTCGCGCACGATCCGCGAGGAAATCGATGCGATGGAGGTGCTGGGCATCAACCCGGTCCAGCGTTTGGTGACCCCGCGCATGTTGGCCTCGGGACTGGTGGCGTTGTTGCTCAACAGTTTGGTGGTGATCATCGGGATCCTGGGTGGTTACACGTTTTCGGTGTTCATCCAGGATGTGAACCCCGGCGCGTTCGCTGCGGGGATCACGCTGCTGACCGGGGTGCCCGAGGTGATCATCTCGTGTGTGAAGGCGGCATTGTTTGGTCTGATCGCCGGATTAGTGGCGTGTTTTCGCGGGTTGACGATCACCGGTGGCGGAGCCAAGGCGGTCGGTAACGCGGTCAACGAGACCGTGGTGTATGCGTTCATGGCGTTGTTCGTGATCAACGTGGTGGTGACCGCGATCGGCATCCGGATGACGACGGGCTGA
- a CDS encoding virulence factor Mce family protein yields the protein MTTNQQTSAPAQPREYARPAAGLIAVLAVVAVVAIAVALFRGDFTKTEPVTVVTDRAGLVMNPDARVKLHGAQVGTVASVEPLPDGRAAIHLAMDPSAMELIPANVRVDISSSTVFGAKSVALVPPADPSPQGLRAGQVLDADHVTVEINTIFEQLVSVLNRIEPAKLNETLGTLASGLSGRGEKFGQTLSDLDAMLAKIDPSLGNLSHDIAVMPQVLEAYADASPDLLAIVDNATSISDTIVDKQQDLDTLLLSTIGLADIGDEVLTGNRKAITDVVHLLVPTTDLTNQYHPALNCVLAGMVPLATAAPSPVPGVLLLDSFVLGSERYRYPQNLPKVAAKGGPQCAGLPDVGYETRAPYVVSDIDASRAQYGNQGILLNSDALKQALFGPIDGPPRNTSQIGQPG from the coding sequence TTGACGACCAACCAGCAGACGTCGGCGCCCGCGCAGCCACGTGAATACGCAAGACCGGCAGCGGGACTCATCGCTGTCCTCGCGGTCGTCGCGGTCGTCGCCATCGCCGTCGCGCTCTTCCGCGGCGACTTCACCAAAACCGAACCGGTCACCGTCGTCACCGACCGCGCCGGCCTGGTGATGAACCCCGACGCCAGGGTCAAGCTGCACGGCGCTCAAGTGGGCACTGTCGCGTCGGTAGAGCCTCTGCCCGACGGCCGTGCCGCGATCCACCTCGCCATGGACCCCTCCGCGATGGAGCTGATACCGGCCAACGTGCGTGTCGACATCTCGTCGTCGACGGTGTTCGGCGCGAAATCCGTTGCACTGGTGCCGCCCGCGGACCCGTCCCCGCAGGGGCTCCGTGCGGGTCAGGTGCTCGACGCCGACCACGTCACCGTCGAGATCAACACCATCTTCGAACAACTCGTCTCGGTGTTGAACCGCATCGAGCCCGCCAAGCTCAACGAGACGCTCGGGACGCTGGCCTCGGGTCTGAGCGGGCGGGGCGAGAAGTTCGGGCAGACGCTGTCCGATCTGGACGCAATGCTCGCGAAGATCGATCCCAGCCTGGGGAATCTGAGTCACGACATCGCGGTCATGCCACAGGTTCTCGAGGCCTACGCCGACGCCAGCCCCGACCTGCTGGCCATCGTCGACAACGCCACCAGCATCAGCGACACGATCGTCGACAAACAGCAGGACCTCGACACCCTGCTGCTCAGCACGATCGGGTTGGCCGACATCGGCGACGAAGTGCTCACCGGCAACCGCAAGGCGATCACCGACGTCGTCCACCTTCTGGTGCCCACGACCGACCTGACCAACCAGTACCACCCGGCACTGAATTGCGTTCTGGCAGGTATGGTCCCGCTGGCCACCGCTGCACCCTCGCCGGTCCCCGGAGTGCTGCTGCTCGACTCCTTCGTGTTGGGCTCCGAACGCTACCGCTATCCTCAGAACCTGCCCAAGGTCGCGGCCAAGGGAGGACCCCAGTGCGCGGGACTGCCCGACGTCGGCTACGAAACGCGGGCGCCCTATGTCGTCAGCGACATCGACGCCAGCCGCGCGCAGTACGGCAACCAGGGGATCCTGCTGAACTCCGATGCGCTCAAGCAGGCGCTGTTCGGCCCGATCGACGGTCCGCCCCGCAACACCTCGCAGATCGGACAACCGGGATGA
- the mlaE_10 gene encoding organic solvents resistance ABC transporter permease yields MGTVQVLRSTYPRLTRGARKPVDFFGRIGDHMLFYLRALAGVPHASVHFRKEIVRLIAEISMGAGTLAMIGGTVAIVGFLTLAAGGTLAVQGYSSLGDIGIEALTGFLAAFINVRIAAPTVAGIGLAATFGAGVTAQLGAMRINEEIDALESMAIRPIEYLVSTRLIAGMVAITPLYSIAVILSFVASQFTTVVLFGQSGGLYDHYFDTFLNPIDLLWSFLQAVLMAITILLVHTYFGYFASGGPSGVGVAVGNAVRTSLVIVVSVTLLVSLAVYGSNGNFNLSG; encoded by the coding sequence ATGGGAACCGTACAAGTTCTGCGCAGCACCTATCCGCGCCTGACTCGGGGGGCGCGCAAGCCGGTCGACTTTTTCGGTCGCATCGGCGATCACATGCTGTTCTACCTGCGGGCGCTGGCCGGGGTGCCGCACGCGTCGGTGCATTTCCGCAAGGAGATCGTGCGGTTGATCGCCGAGATCTCCATGGGTGCGGGGACATTGGCGATGATCGGCGGCACGGTGGCCATTGTCGGCTTCCTGACGCTGGCTGCCGGCGGCACCTTGGCGGTGCAGGGGTATTCGTCGTTGGGCGACATCGGGATCGAGGCGCTGACCGGGTTTTTGGCGGCATTTATCAATGTGCGTATCGCGGCCCCGACGGTGGCCGGGATCGGGTTGGCCGCCACGTTCGGGGCCGGGGTGACCGCGCAGCTGGGTGCGATGCGCATCAACGAGGAGATCGACGCGCTGGAGTCGATGGCGATTAGGCCGATCGAGTATCTGGTGTCGACCCGGCTGATCGCGGGGATGGTGGCGATCACCCCGCTGTACTCGATCGCGGTGATCTTGTCGTTTGTTGCCAGCCAATTCACCACCGTGGTGTTGTTCGGCCAGTCCGGCGGGCTGTATGACCATTACTTCGACACGTTCTTAAATCCGATCGACCTGTTGTGGTCATTTTTGCAGGCGGTGCTGATGGCCATCACGATCCTGTTGGTACACACCTATTTCGGCTACTTCGCCTCCGGCGGCCCATCGGGGGTGGGCGTTGCCGTCGGTAACGCGGTGCGCACCTCGCTGGTGATCGTCGTGTCGGTCACCCTGCTGGTATCCCTGGCCGTCTACGGTTCCAACGGCAACTTCAACCTGTCCGGGTAG
- the hsaD_3 gene encoding putative hydrolase or acyltransferase of alpha/beta superfamily: protein MNGTPARGATSAWQAVGVTDTAAFIARVESDLRETPTPSGVLRYYDVGDGPVLLFLHGSGPGVTGWRNFRGVLPTFAEHFRCVILEFPGFGVSDDFGGHPMITAQGAVVPFLDALGIDRVDIVGNSMGGGVGINFAISNPDRIGRLVTIGGIGTNIFSPGPSEGIRLLQEFTEDPTRQRLVDWLNSMVYDQSLVTEQLIEERWQLATDPETLESARRMYGKKAFTQMMAFMRGSDAPLPWAQMHKVAAPTLLTWGRDDRVSPLDMALIPMRTIPNAELHVFPNCGHWAMIEAKSAFESTVLAFLNRP, encoded by the coding sequence ATGAACGGAACACCCGCCCGCGGCGCGACGAGCGCGTGGCAGGCTGTGGGCGTGACCGATACCGCAGCCTTCATCGCCCGCGTCGAGAGCGACCTCCGTGAGACACCCACCCCCTCCGGTGTGCTGCGCTACTACGACGTCGGTGACGGTCCTGTTCTGCTCTTTCTTCACGGCTCCGGGCCCGGCGTCACCGGCTGGCGCAACTTCCGCGGTGTGCTGCCCACCTTCGCCGAGCATTTCCGTTGCGTGATCCTGGAATTCCCGGGTTTCGGGGTCAGCGACGACTTCGGCGGCCATCCGATGATCACCGCGCAGGGCGCTGTCGTCCCCTTCCTCGACGCGCTGGGCATCGATCGCGTCGACATCGTCGGCAACTCGATGGGCGGCGGCGTGGGGATCAACTTCGCAATCAGCAACCCGGACCGCATCGGCCGGCTGGTCACGATCGGCGGCATCGGCACCAACATCTTCAGTCCCGGCCCGAGTGAGGGGATTCGGCTGCTCCAGGAGTTCACCGAGGACCCCACCCGTCAGCGGTTGGTCGACTGGCTCAACTCGATGGTGTACGACCAGTCGCTCGTCACCGAACAACTGATCGAGGAACGCTGGCAGTTGGCGACCGATCCGGAGACGCTGGAGTCCGCCCGGCGCATGTACGGCAAGAAGGCCTTCACGCAGATGATGGCGTTCATGCGCGGCAGCGATGCGCCGCTGCCGTGGGCGCAGATGCACAAGGTCGCCGCACCCACGCTGTTGACGTGGGGGCGCGACGACCGGGTCAGCCCGCTGGACATGGCGCTGATCCCGATGCGCACCATCCCCAATGCCGAGCTGCACGTCTTTCCGAACTGCGGGCACTGGGCGATGATCGAGGCTAAGTCGGCGTTCGAGAGCACGGTCTTGGCGTTCCTCAACAGACCCTGA